Within the Chloroflexota bacterium genome, the region AATCACGAGTTCGCCCTCGGCCAGCGCCGTGAGCAAATAGGCGTGGCGCGGCAAGATGCCCAACTGCCCCTCCACGCCCGGCACCAGCACCATATCCACGTCGTCGGAATACACGACGCGCTCGGCGGTGATCACTTCCAGTCTTGTCGTGGGCATTGGCCTGCCCTCGCTCATGCCCGCAGGGTCTCGGCGGTCTTCAGGACGTCTTCTATCGTGCCCTGCATGTAGAACGCCTGCTCGGGCACGTGGTCATGCTTGCCTTCCAGAATCTCCTTGAAGCCGCGCACGGTGTCCTTGATGCTCACGTAACGCCCTTCGCGCCCCGTGTACGACTCGGCCACAAACATGGGCTGCGACAGGAACCGCTGAATCTTCCTGGCGCGGGACACGACTAGTTTATCCTCTTCGGTCAATTCGTCAATTCCGAGGATGGCGATGATGTCCTGCAGGTCTTTGTAACGCTGGAGCACGCGCTGCACGCCGCGGGCCACCTCGTAGTGCTCCTGGCCCACAACGCGCGGGTCCAGGATGCGCGACGTGGACGCCAGCGGGTCCACTGCGGGGTACAGGCCCTGCTCGGCGATGGAGCGTTCCAGCGAGATGGTGGCGTCCAGGTGGGCGAACGTCGTTACCGGCGCGGGGTCGGTATAGTCGTCAGCGGGCACGTACACGGCCTGCATGGACGTGATGGAGCCGCGGCTGGTGGACGTGATGCGCTCCTGGAGTTCGCCCATCTCGGTGCTGAGCGTGGGCTGGTAGCCCACGGCCGACGGCATGCGCCCCAGCAGCGCCGACACCTCGGAGCCGGACATGACGAAGCGGAAGATGTTGTCAATGAAGAGGAGCACGTCGCGGCCCTCGTCGCGGAAGTACTCGGCCATGGTGAGGCCTGTCAGCCCCACGCGCAGGCGCACGCCGGGCGGCTCGTTCATCTGGCCGAAGACCATCACCGTCTTGTCCAGCACGCCCGAGTTCTTCATCTCGTACCACAGGTCGTTGCCCTCGCGAGACCGCTCGCCCACGCCCGCGAAGACGGAGTAGCCGCCGTGCTCGGTGGCGATGTTGCGGATGAGTTCCTGGATGATGACGGTCTTGCCCACGCCTGCGCCGCCGAAGATGCCCGTCTTGCCGCCCTTGGTGAACGGCGCGATGAGGTCAATGACCTTCAAGCCGGTCTCAAAGAACTGCGGCTCGGTAACTTGCTCTTCAAAGGAAGGGGCCGGGCGGTGGATGGGCCACAAGTCAGTGGCCTGCACCGGGCCCAGGTTGTCAATGGGTTCGCCGATGACGTTGAAGATGCGCCCCAGGGTGCCGGGGCCAACGGGCACGCGGATGGGGCCGCCGGTGTCCACGGCGCTCACGCCGCGCCGCAACCCGTCGGTGGTGTCCATGGCGACCGTGCGCACCCAGTCGCCGCCCAGGTGCTGCTGAACTTCCAAGACTAGCCGCTTGCCATCGTCGCGGATGATCTCAAGGGCGTTGTAGATTTCGGGCAGTTCCTGACCGGCGAAGTCCACGTCCACCACCGGCCCCATAATCTGCACGACTTTTCCCACAGTACCTCGTGCCATTCTTTCCTCCGTGCGTATGTCTAGGCCTGCGCCGCTTTGGCCAGAGCCTCTGCGCCGCCCACGATGTCCAGAATCTCCTTCGTGATGGCCGTCTGCCGGGCGCGGTTGAAGGAGAGCGTCAGTTGATCCAGCAATTCGTTGGCGTTGTCCGTCGCGTTGCGCATGGCGACCATGCGCGCGCTGTGCTCGCTGGCGATGGATTCCAGAATCGCCTGGTAGATTTGCAGTTCGGTGAAGCGCGGCACAATCTGCGCCAGCACCGCCTGCGGGTCGGGCTCGTAGATGTACTCCGGGATGCGGACGCGCGGCCCGCTCTCCACGTACTCGCTCACGGCCTGTTCGGTCAGGTCCCCCGCCACCCGTAGGGGCAGAAGCCTGCGGATCACGGGCCGCTGCACCAGCGTGTTCACGAAGTCTGTGTAGGCCAGCAGCACCTCGTCGTACACGCCCGCCAGATAGTCGTCCAGGACTGTCCGCGCGATGGGGAGCACGTCCAGCAGCGTCGGAAGCGCCGGCACGCCGGTGAAATCGGCCACAAGGTTGACGCGGGTGCGCAGCATGAAATCGCGCCCCTTGCGTCCCACGGTGATGACCTTCACCGGCTTCTCCTGCGCCTGCAAGTAATCGGTTACCACGCGCAGCAGGTTGTGGTTGTACCCGCCGCACAGGCCCTTGTCCGACGTGATGACGACCAGGCCAACCGCCTGCACGGGCCGCACCGCCAGCAGGGGGTGCTCTTCCTGCTCGGTGCGCACCGCCAGTGCTGCCAGGTGCGTGAGCAGTTCCCACGATTTCTGAGCGTAGGGGCGTGTGGCGAGCACCTGCTCCTGGGCGCGGCGCATCTTGGACGCGGCCACCATCTGCATGGCCCGCGTAACTTTGGAGATGTTGCGCACACTCCGTATGTGTCGGCGTATCTCTCGGATGCTGGACACGGGCTACTCCTTACCGTGGCGTGGTAGAGCCGCTAGTAGGCCCCCGTCGCCTTGAACTCCTCAATGGCGCTGCGCAGTTGCTGGATGGTCATGTCGGACAGAGCCAGGTCGCGCATGATGGCCTGCCCCACTTCCGGATGCGTCGTGTCCATGAATCGGCGGAAGGCCATCTCAAAGTCGCGAATCTTCTCCACCGGAACATCGTCCATGTAGTTGTTGGTTACAGCGAACAGGACCATGACCTGATGATCCAGCGGCACCGGCTCGTACTGCGGCTGTTTGAGCACCTCTTGGATGCGCATGCCCCGCTCCAGTTGGGCGCGGGTGGCCTTGTCCAAGTCCGACCCAAACTGAGCGAAGGCGGCCAATTCGCGGTACTGGGCCATTTCCAATTTGAGTTTGCCTGCCACTTGGCGCATGGCCTTGACCTGGGCCTTGCCGCCGACGCGCGACACGGAGATGCCCACGTTGAGCGCAGGCCGAATACCCGCGTAGAACAGGTCGCTTTCCAGGTAGATTTGCCCGTCGGTGATGGAGATGACGTTGGTCGGGATGTAGGCCGACACGTCGCCCGCCTGGGTCTCAATGATGGGCAGCGCCGTCAGCGAGCCGCCGCCGTAGTCCGGGTGCAGTTTGGCCGCGCGCTCCAGCAAGCGCGAGTGCAGGTAGAAGATGTCGCCCGGGTAGGCTTCGCGTCCGGGCGGGCGGCGCAGCAGCAGCGACACCTGGCGATACGCCCAGGCGTGCTTGCTCAAGTCGTCGTACACGATGAGCGCGTCCTTGCCCTGCTCCATGAACTCCTCGCCCATGGCGCAGCCCGCATAGGGCGCCAGGTATTGCAGCGCGGCCGGCTCGGATGCCGACGCCGCGACGACGATGGTGTGCTCCATCGCGCCGTAGCGTTCCAGCGTGGCCACCACCTGGGCGATGCTGGACAGTTTCTGCCCGATGGCCACGTAGATGCAAATCAGGTTCTTGCCCTTCTGGTTGATGATGGTGTCTATGGCGAGGGCGGTCTTGCCCGTCTGGCGGTCGCCGATGATGAGTTCGCGCTGCCCGCGGCCGATGGGGATCATGGCATCAATGGCCTTGATGCCGGTCTGCACGGGCGTATCCACCTCTTTGCGCACCACAACGTTGGGCGCGATGCGCTCCACGGGCCTGTACCCGCTGAACTGGATGGGGCCTTTGCCGTCAATCGGCTCGCCCAGGGCGTTGACCACGCGGCCGATGAGTCCTTCGCCGACGGGCACGGAGACGATGCGTCCCGTGCTGTGCACCTGGTCGCCCTCCTCAATCTCGGTATAATCGCCCATGATGATGATGCCGACGTTGTCGGCCTCAAGGTTGAAGGCCAACCCTTGGACGCCGTTTTCAAACTCCACGATTTCGTTCGCCATCACGCCGGCTAACCCGCTGGCGCGAGCGATGCCGTCGCCGACCTCCAGCACGGTCCCGACGTCGGCGGACGTTACGGGCGCTTCAAATCGCTCAATCTGTTGTCGTATTTGGGCGGCTATCTCGTCTGCTCGTATGGCCACCGTCCAACCTCCTCACACAATCTATGCGGCAGGCGCGACGCACCCGCGCGAAGGCGGTCTCGCCGGCGCGCCGCGGGCGCCCGCGCGGGGGCTACTCGCGCGCCACCAGGGTCTCGCGTAGCGCCTTCAGTTTCCCCGCCACGCTGGCGTCAATGACCCGGTCGCCGACGCGTATCACCAGCCCGCCCAGGATGGAGGGATCTTCTCGGTACTCAAACTCCAGGTTTTCGCCGAACTGGGCGGCGAGTTTCTCGGCCAGGGCGCGCTTCTCGTCGTCGGTGAGCGGCACGGCGCTGGTAACGCGGACGATCTGCGCCTTGGGGCCGCGCACCGCCAGCCGCCGGAACTGCTCCAGGATGTCGGGCAGCAGGCCGATGTCGTTGCGCGACAGGAGCACGGAGATGAAGTTGCGCACCTCCTGCGGCGCGTCGGCGGGCAGCAGCGGCGCCACCAGCGCCTGTTTCCGCGCCAGGTCCACGCCCGGGTCGCGCAGGCTGGCGAACACGCTCGGGTTGGCCTCCAGCGCCTGCTGGACTGCCGCCAGCGCCCGTAGCCAGACGCCGGTGGCCGCCTCGTAGGCCGCTTCCGCGTAGGTCTGGGTCAGGCGATTCTTTCTCACTTCAGGTCTCCTGCCTCACGCAAGAAGTCGGCGATGAGTTTGCGCTGCATGTTCTCGTCCAGCGACACGCCGACGACCTTCTGCGCGACCATGATGGACAGGTCGGCCACCTGGGCGCGCAGTTCGCTCATGGCCTGTTCGCGCTCCTGGGTCAGGCGCTCGCGTTCCTTCTGGATCATGCGCTCGGCCTCGGCGCGGGCCTGCTCCAGGATTTCCTGACGCAGTTTCTCGCTCATCTGCGTTGCCTGGGCGACGATCTCCTGCCCCTCTTTCCTGGCCTCGGCGATGCGCTTCTCAAACTCCTCTTGGGCGCGCTCGGCCATCTCGCGGGCCTTGGCGGCGTCCTCCATCCCCTTGCGGATGCGCTCGGCGCGCTCGTCCAACATGCGGAGCACGGGTTTGTACAGCAGTTTGTACAGCCCGAACACCAGCAGGCCGAACGCGATAAATTGCCACAGGAGGGCGACCGGGTTGATTCCCAGTTTGTCCATCCGTTTTATGCCTCCCTAACATCCAAAATCGTGCCAGGCACCGGCGCTCCAGCGACCGGCCCGCCGCGCCACTCGGTGCTGGCGACGTAAGGGCAGGGCGCAAGGGAAGCCATGCTCCCCTTGCCCGCCTGCACCTAGCCCTAGACAACCAGGCTCAGAACCAGCGCGATCACGAATGCGTAGATGGCGACCGCCTCGGCAAGGCCGGCGCCCAGGATCATGAGCGTTCGGATGGAGCCCGCTGCCTCGGGGTTGCGCCCCACCGCTTCCATGGCCTTGCTCACGGCCATGCCGATGCCCAGTGCAGGCCCGATGGAGCCGATGCCGATGGCGATGGCTGCTGCCAGTTTGATCAATGCGTTCTCAGTCATGGGACTTGATTCCTCCTCGCTTAGAAGTATGACCGGGCTTGCCCTGCGGGTCCGGTCGCAGGGTGATCGCTCAGTGAGCGGGGGCGGCGTGAGCCTGCTCCCCGTGTTCTTCGTGGTCTCCCGCTGTGGCCAGGGCGATGTACACGATGCTCAGCACGGTGAAGATGAGCGCCTGGATGAACCCGAACAACACCTCCAGGCCCAGGAACACAGCCGGCACCACCACAGGCACCAGCGCGTACATGACCGTAACGAGCACCTCGCCGCCGAAGATGTTGCCGAAAAGACGGGCGGCCAGCGAGATGATGTGCGACAACTCGCTGACGATGTGGACCGGGGCCAGCAGCGGCGGCGTCGCCAGGTGCTTGAGGTAGCCCTTGATGCCGTTGACCAGTATGCCCGAAATCTGCACGACGGTGATGGACAGGAGCGCCATGGCCACCGTCATGTTCAGGTCGGCGTTGGCCGCGCGGAACAGCGGCACGTGGACGATCTCCTCGGCCCCGTGGCCCGCCGACTCGGCCACCTTGACGTAGATGGAGGGGCCGATGCCGGGCAGCAGTCCCATCCAGTTGGCGGTCAGGATGAAGATGAAGAACGTCGCGATGAGGGGGAAGACCTTTCGCCCCACCCGCTTGCCGGCGGTGTCCTCCGACAGGTCCAGCAAGAATTCCACAACCATTTCCCAAAGGGCCTGGTAGCGGCCGGGCACGAGTTGCATCTTGCGGGTAGCCAGCCAGGCGAGCACCAGCAGGAGCGCCATCACCAGCACCGACGTGAGCATGGAGTTCGTGATGGGAATCGGCCCCAGATGAGCAATCGTCTCGGCGGCCAGGGGTGCGTGGATTTTCATTCCGCCTTTCCTCCGGTCAGAGCGTGTTTTGTAGCAGAAGGCTCAAGGGCGAAGCACTGGGCGTACTGCTCGGGCCAGATCATCATGACGGCCACGCGCAGGGTCTGGTAGGCCGCCACGGCCAGGGCGAACGGCGCTACCGGCAGGTGGGACCGGCTGAGCAGCAGATACGCGCCCACAAACAGCACCGCTTGCTTGGCCATCCAGGCGAGGGGAAACAGCAACGCCGTGGCTTTGGGCCACAGCGTTGCAATCCGCGTGGATAGCAACCGTAGGGCCAGCACGAAGAACAGGTCGTTGGCAGCGCACAGCGCAAGCCCCAGGCTGATGCTGGCCGGGAGAGGTCGGCCCAATGCCGCAAAGGCCGCAGCGGCCCCGCTAGTCGTCAACGTCGCGATCCAGATTGTGCTGCCCTTCGTCATTCGTCTTCTCGCGCACCGCGGCCAGTTCGTAGAGGATGCTGCCCGCGGAGATCAGGCCGATCAGAATACCTGCGATGAGGGCGCATGGCTCGGTCCCCAGGTGCGTGTCCAGCCAGCGGCCCACGAGAACCCAAAACGCAATGCTCCCTACGATGGAGAACCCAACCCCAGATGCTAAGCCCAGGGCGCGCAGGGTCTTCCTATCCAGTTTCACCTGCCCTTCTCACTTTCGCGCAATCGCCGAAGCCTGCCGGCGATTCCGGGAAACGGTGCCGCGCCCTCGGTGCCAGGCCGTCGGCAAGTATAACACAGGTTCATACATGGCGCAAAAATCACAGCGTAGAGATTTGGTTCCAGACCCTGTTGGTCGCGGCATGGGCGCAGGTGCGGCGCACTTCCGGAAGTGCGTCGCGCCTTGCTCGCCAACACAGAATAGAACCGAGCCGTCGCCGCGATGTGCTACTGCACCAGGGCGTCAACCGTCGCCGCATCCAGCCGCTTGACGAGCGCCACCAGCAAATCCAGCAGGTGGTCGTAGTCGCCGCGGTGGATGATGCCGGCGTGGCTGTGGATGTGCCGCGCGGCCACGCCCAGGACGATGGTCGGAACCCCCGCGTTGTGCAGGTGGATGATGCTGCCGTCGGTGCGGCCGCCCTCAAGGCTGGAGAACTGTAGCGGGATGCCGAGGGCCGCGGCGGTTTCCACGGTCAGGTCGCGAAGGCGCGTGTTGGGAATCATGCCCGCGTCAAAGACCACCAGCGAGGGGCCTTTGCCCAAGACCATCGGCGGCTCGTCCTGCTTCATCCCGGGCACGTCGTAGGCGATGTCGCTCTCCAGGATGATGGCCACGTCGGGGTTCACCACGTAGGCCGTCGTCTTCGCGCCGCGAAGCCCCACTTCCTCCTGTACGGTGCCCACGCCGTAAACCGTGTTCGGATGCTCCTCGCTCGCCAGGCGCTGCAGCGCCTGCACGAAAAGCGCACAGCCCACGCGGTCATCCCACGCCTTGGCCAGGTACGTCTTGCCGCCGGCCAGGGGTGTGAAGGCGCTGACCGGCACGACCGGATCGCCCGGGCGCACGCCCGCCTGTTCGGCTTCCTCGCGCGACGTGGCCCCGATGTCAATGTACATGTCGCGCTTGTCCACCACCTTGTTGCGCTCTTCGGGCGTGAGGATATGGGGCGGCTTGGCCCCCATGACGCCGGGGATGTCGCCCTTGGCCGTCTTCACGATGACCCGCTGGGCGAGCATCACCTGTTCCCACCATCCGCCCAGGGGCACAAACCGCAGGTGGCCCTCTTTGGTGATCTGCTTGACCATGAAGCCGATTTCGTCCATGTGGGCGGCAAGCATGATCTTCGGCGACGGCTGCGTCCCATCCTTGCGGCACACGATGCTGCCCATGCGGTCCTGCTCAATGGCGGCGATGCCCTCCAGTTCGCCGCGAATCAGGGCGCGCACCTCGGCCTCAAACCCAGGCACGCCGCTCGCCTCGGTCAGCCGCTTCAGCAACTGCTCAGTCCGATCCAATCTTCTCCTCCATGGTATGAGATTTCTGGCGCCCACCGGTGGACGCCGAGTGTTGCAATGAAAGACACATACGACTACGCTTCGTCGGCTCGCTCCAGGGTGATCTCCTCGCCGTCGCGAACGCGCCGGAAGACGGTCGCATCGCCGCGGACCCGCCCGACGACCGTTACGGGGCTGGCCGGCCGGATTTCCTCGCCGCGGCTGGCGGGCGTCAGGCCGAAGAAGATGCAAAAGGCGCGCCCGGGCGCCCAGTACCCGATGTCGCCCAGGTCCACCACGGCCTGGCCCTTCTCCGTGCCCATGCGCACGGGAATCTCAAAGTACACCTCGTCGCCCCAGGTGTTGGCCTGGGCGCGGATGGGCAGGGCGTCCCAGATGGCCTGGGCCGTCTGGGTGTCGTTCAGGTCGGCCAGCGCCGAAACCTCGCCCGTCGAGATGCGAACCGTTCTATGCGTCATGCTGTCCCCCTTGCTGGCCTGGCGCACTGCTGGCATCCAGCGTGTAGTCGCCGGTGTCCTGCGGCTCCGCCCTGGTCGCATAGTGCACGATGACGCCGAGTTTGACGAGCAGGAAGATCAGCCCCGCCAGGGCCACCAGCCCGATGACGGCCAGCGCCACCCAGATCACCGCTCCCGCGCAAAGCCATTCCATGGCTCCCTGCCTAGTCGCCGAACAGTTTGATGTTCACGCCGCCGCTGGAGCCGCGCCCGCCCACCTGCGGCATGAACTGGGCGATCTTGTTGGCCAGTTTGGACATGGGCATGGTTTGCAGCCAGACCTTGCCCGGGCCACGCAGGGTGGCCAGGAACAGGCCCTCGCCGCCCAGCAGGATGTTGCCCAGCCCCTTCACCAGCGTTACGTCAAAGTCCACGGTCGGCTCGTAGGCGGCGATGTGGCCGGTGTCCACCTTCAGCGTTTGGCCGGCCTTCAGGTCGTACTCCACCACCTCGCCGTCCACCTCCACAAAGACGAATCCCGGGCCGGTGAGGCGCTGCATGATGAACCCCTCGCCGCCGAACAGGCCCGTGCCCAGCCGCTTGCGGAAGTGCATGTCCAGGTCCACGGACTTCTCGGCGCACATGAAGGCGTCCTTCTGGACAATCAGGCTTTCGCCCTCTTTCAGGTCAAAGGGCAGCACCTTGCCCGGGAATTCGGAGGCGAAGGACACAATGCCGCGCCCGTTGTTCACGAAGAAGTCGGTGATGAAGAGCGATTCGCCCGCCACAGCCCGCTTGAGCATCTTGCCCAGGCCGCCGCCGGAATGCGTGCGCATCTCCACGTTGGCGCTCATCCAGGACATCCCGCCCGACTCGGAGTAGATGACCTCGCCCGGCTCCAGTTGGATGCTCACGACTTGCATGATGGTGCCGTCAATGCGGTAGGAGATGCGCCCCTTGCCGCCGACGAACTCATGGCGGACATGCTCGGACTCCATGTCCAGTTTGGGCAAGGGCGGCTCTTCCTGGTGGGCGGTCGGGTTGGGAGCCGCGCTCGCGCCGGTGGGTGCGCCGCACGATGTGCAGAAGCGCGTGCCCTCGGGCAGTTCCTGTCCACAGTTTGCGCATTTCATTTCGTAGCCTCCTAAAAGATTTGGGGACGCCCGCCATCCGCGCCTATGGCAAGCGAAACCCTAGGTGTCCCTACGCAGCAGGCGCAGGATCGCGGTGAGGCATCCCTGGCCGGGTTCGGGCGTCGGTGGCGGCTCGGGCGTCGGCGGCGAAGGCTCGCCCAGGTAGGCCTGGTACACGTCGCCGCGGCCGGCTCCCTGCGCGTTGGCCTCGTAGCCGATGTTGCGCGCCGTGCGCATGAGGAGTTCCTTGACCTCGCGCGGCGTGAGGGATGGGTTCGCCTGGAGGAGAAGGGCCACGGCCCCCACAGCGTGGGGCGTGGCCATGCTGGTCCCCGACGCGCTGGTGTAGTGCTCGTCCACCACCTGGCCCATGGCGGTGCCGGCCGCGCGCGCCGCCACAATGCCCACGCCCGGGAACACGATGTCGGGCTTCACGCGGCCGTCGCTGGTGGGCCCGCGCGAGGAGAACGAGGCCACTTGGTCGTGGTCGTCGGACGCGCCGACGGTGATGACCTGGCGCGCGCACCCGGGCGACCCGACGGTATAGCGCCCAGGCCCCGAATTGCCCGCGGCCACGCACACCACGACGCCTCGCTCTACCGCGGCGTCGCAGGTGGCGCTCAGGGCGTCGGTGCCGTCGCACGGGCCGCTGCTCCCCAGCGAAAGCCCGATGACATGCACCCGCTGCTCCACGGCCCACTCCACGCCGGCCATCACATCGCTCATCATGCCACTCCCGTCCGAGGCGAGAACTTTGGCGATGTACAGGCTGGCCTCGGGCGCGACGCCCACGTAGAGGCCGTGGCTTGCCGCGCCGTTGCCGGCGGCAATGCTGGCCACATGGGTGCCGTGGCCGTTGTCGTCGTAGTACGACTGGCCGACAAACGTGGCGGTGGCCGCGATGCGCCCGGCCACGTCCGGGTGGTGCGGGTCAATGCCCGTGTCCAGCACGGCGATGCGCATCCCCTGCCCGCGGAAGCCCGCCTGCCACACCGCAGGGGCCTGGATGACGCGCACCGATTCGTCCAGCAGGGCGTGCACCGGCATGTCCAGCCACAGGTGCTCCACGCTGGCCTGCTCCGCAAGCCAGGCGATCTGCTCACGGTTGAGGCGCATCGCGGCGGCGGGAATCAGGGTGTACTGGTAGGTGGGCGCAACCCCCTTGACCAGCGCCTTCGCCGCCAAAGGCTCGCGGCGGTACTTTACGATGACAGGTAGCGGCTCGGCCTCGGGCCTTTGCAGCATCGCGGCCGATAGGGCTTTGCTGATCTTCTCACCTTCCATACGTTCCTCGCCGGCCAAGTGTTTGCATGCACTACGGAAGGGCGCGGACGGGGCGGTCTTCCTCCATCCGCACCAGCCACGGTTCGTCTAGCAGGCGCAAGGCTTCCTTGCCCTGGGCGCGCACGGCGACCGCGCCGATGAGACGCAGCGCGTGCCTCACTTCAACGGGCGCGGCGCGTAGCCGCTGGGCCACCTCGGCCACGTCGCCCGAAACGCGCAGGATGAGATAGAAGTCGTCGGCGGGCGCCTGTTTCAGCCGCTGAATCAGTTGCTCGTCCGCTTTGGACATCCGTCCCCTCCGATGGATACATGATAGCACAGGCCAGCCGATGGGTCAACCCTGAGAAGGCGGGCGGCGCTTGACCTCACCTAACCCCTCCCATACCCTCCCCTTCCCTCTCCGCGCGCGGAGAGGAAAGGGGAGGGCTAGGGTGGGGATGGGTGAGGTGGGTCCTGCTCCGCAAACCTAACGATGCGCGCTCATCCTTGCCCCAGGGTTGCCTCGGTTCCAAAGACCGTTGGCGACCGTCATCGCGAGGGCATGCAGCGCCGAAGCAATCTCGCGGCCCTATTCGTGTAGATTCGTGTTATTCGTGGATACAGCCCATTCGCGGTTACAACCTTGAACCGTTTCGCCGTTCGCTTTCTTGACGCCCACGGCCACCTGTGGTATCATGCGGGCAACTTACCCCCTGGGATGCAGAATGCGGTGTCTGATCGTATCCGATATCCATGGGAACCTCGCGGCCTTTGACGCTGTGCTCCAGGCGGCCACCGACTACGATCAGGTGTGGTGCCTGGGAGACATTGTCGGATACGGCCCCGACCCGCGCGAGTGCATCCAGCGTCTGCGCTCTCTCCCCTTCGTCGCCGTGGCCGGCAATCACGACTGGGCGGCAACCAAACGGCTTGACCTGGACGAGTTCAACGCCGACGCGCAGCAGGCGGTCATCTGGACTTACGAGCAACTGTCGCCAGCGGAACGGGATTTCCTGGCGCAGTTGCCCGAGCGACTGGTCATCGGCCAATTCACCCTGGTGCATGGAAGCCCCCGCTATCCGATATGGGAGTACATCCTACAGCCATCGGTAGCCCGCGCGAACTTCGCCCACTTTGACACCCCGTACTGTCTGGTGGGGCACACCCACGTCCCGATGATCTTCGCGCTCACCGACGACGGCTCCCGATGCCGGACGTATTCCCCCCGGCCGGATGGGTCGCTGGCGCTGGACGACGCCCCGCGCATGATCATCAACCCTGGCAGTGTAGGGCAGCCCCGCGATGGGATTCCCCTGGCCGCCTACGCCATGCTGGACACCGACGCCATGACGCTCACCTTCCAC harbors:
- a CDS encoding S8 family peptidase, with the protein product MEGEKISKALSAAMLQRPEAEPLPVIVKYRREPLAAKALVKGVAPTYQYTLIPAAAMRLNREQIAWLAEQASVEHLWLDMPVHALLDESVRVIQAPAVWQAGFRGQGMRIAVLDTGIDPHHPDVAGRIAATATFVGQSYYDDNGHGTHVASIAAGNGAASHGLYVGVAPEASLYIAKVLASDGSGMMSDVMAGVEWAVEQRVHVIGLSLGSSGPCDGTDALSATCDAAVERGVVVCVAAGNSGPGRYTVGSPGCARQVITVGASDDHDQVASFSSRGPTSDGRVKPDIVFPGVGIVAARAAGTAMGQVVDEHYTSASGTSMATPHAVGAVALLLQANPSLTPREVKELLMRTARNIGYEANAQGAGRGDVYQAYLGEPSPPTPEPPPTPEPGQGCLTAILRLLRRDT
- a CDS encoding metallophosphoesterase family protein, producing MRCLIVSDIHGNLAAFDAVLQAATDYDQVWCLGDIVGYGPDPRECIQRLRSLPFVAVAGNHDWAATKRLDLDEFNADAQQAVIWTYEQLSPAERDFLAQLPERLVIGQFTLVHGSPRYPIWEYILQPSVARANFAHFDTPYCLVGHTHVPMIFALTDDGSRCRTYSPRPDGSLALDDAPRMIINPGSVGQPRDGIPLAAYAMLDTDAMTLTFHRQPYPIEETQRRMDERDLPRRLIARLSFGW